From Papilio machaon chromosome 29, ilPapMach1.1, whole genome shotgun sequence, one genomic window encodes:
- the LOC106721320 gene encoding putative aminopeptidase W07G4.4, which yields MSPLVQYKLYENIFIETNIQSPDYDGVILIVYPEELNISLPRHIGSFVEGIRKLDKHIHKVATVWHCDYVSGGRIILTPTENITPYHDASIIKEAVKKGMLRALDAGVKKPLLVVQDVVNFPDGQLTGILGALEAFYIPLQMRERDDTKNFIRLGLYAEETKTEDFERVIRNAIALERSRIMTRDIAGGDPERMSPANIVEYIKTSFAGITNITIKVVDDEKIIAQEYPLLAAVNRAANHVDRHKARVVELEYKPHDSSRVTETLMLVGKGVTYDTGGADIKISGKMAGMSRDKSGAAAVAGFLKACSILKPPHLKVVGVLCLCRNSVGSDSYVSDELLISRSGKTVRVTNTDAEGRLAMADALFKLSEEAANAMNPHLYTIATLTGHARACYGNYVAAMDNHSARATNHSARLQFSGGRMAEGIEVSTIRPEDLAVNVGKCKGDDLVQYDTDAKCRNHQLAAGFLIKVGGLEDKNIKYTHLDIAGAAGMPPEEPTAVPVLTLCHAHKVLL from the coding sequence ATGTCTCCGTTAGTTCAGTATAAATTGtacgaaaatatatttatagaaacGAATATTCAATCTCCTGATTACGATGGTGTTATTCTTATTGTGTACCCTGAAGAATTGAACATATCTTTGCCGAGACATATTGGAAGTTTCGTTGAGGGGATTCGGAAATTGGATAAGCATATACATAAAGTAGCGACAGTTTGGCATTGTGATTACGTTTCTGGAGGACGGATAATACTTACCCCAACTGAGAATATAACACCATATCATGATGCTAGTATTATTAAAGAAGCAGTAAAGAAAGGTATGCTACGAGCTCTAGACGCGGGAGTCAAGAAGCCATTGCTGGTCGTCCAAGATGTTGTGAATTTCCCAGATGGTCAACTAACCGGTATACTTGGTGCATTAGAAGCATTTTACATCCCTCTACAGATGAGAGAGAGAGATGATACGAAGAATTTCATACGTTTAGGATTGTACGCGGAAGAAACGAAGACAGAAGACTTCGAAAGGGTTATAAGGAATGCTATAGCTTTAGAAAGATCTAGAATAATGACGAGAGATATTGCCGGAGGTGATCCTGAGAGAATGTCACCAGCTAATATCGTGGAATACATCAAAACTTCTTTTGCTGGCATCACTAATATCACCATTAAAGTGGTAGacgatgaaaaaataatagccCAGGAATATCCTCTTTTAGCTGCTGTTAACCGTGCAGCCAATCATGTGGACAGACATAAGGCAAGAGTGGTAGAATTGGAGTACAAGCCTCATGATTCCAGTAGAGTGACCGAGACTCTAATGTTAGTAGGTAAAGGCGTGACATACGACACAGGGGGCGCTGATATCAAGATTTCTGGCAAAATGGCGGGCATGTCAAGAGATAAGAGTGGAGCAGCTGCTGTGGCTGGTTTTCTCAAAGCCTGTTCGATTCTTAAACCACCACATTTAAAAGTCGTAGGAGTGCTTTGCCTTTGTAGGAATTCTGTAGGATCGGATTCATATGTATCCGATGAACTACTGATCTCCAGAAGCGGGAAGACAGTTAGGGTTACGAATACAGACGCTGAAGGTCGTCTGGCGATGGCAGATGCATTGTTCAAGCTATCCGAAGAAGCTGCTAACGCAATGAACCCCCATTTATACACAATAGCTACTTTGACTGGTCACGCTAGAGCTTGTTATGGGAACTACGTTGCTGCGATGGACAACCATAGCGCAAGAGCTACTAATCATTCAGCTAGACTGCAGTTCAGTGGTGGTAGGATGGCTGAAGGTATCGAAGTGTCTACAATCAGACCAGAAGATCTTGCAGTGAATGTGGGTAAATGTAAAGGCGATGATCTAGTTCAGTACGATACGGATGCTAAATGTCGTAACCATCAGTTGGCAGCTGGTTTTCTGATTAAAGTTGGAGGTTTGGAAGATAAGAATATAAAGTACACGCATTTGGATATAGCTGGTGCTGCTGGGATGCCTCCTGAAGAGCCAACTGCTGTACCCGTGTTGACACTTTGTCATGCccataaagttttattgtaa